The stretch of DNA AGCGTCGCGTTTGCCGTCGTTGTCGGCATCACGGTCGGTGTCATCGCCGGCTACCGTGGCGGCTGGGTCGATACGGTATTCATGCGCATCGTCGACGTGATGTTCGCATTCCCTGTGCTGCTGTTGGCCCTTGCTGTCGTCGCGATCCTCGGACCGGGAACGACGACGACGATTCTGGCGATCGGTATCGTCTACACGCCGATCTTCGCGCGGGTGGCCCGCGCCAGCACGCTGAGCGTGCGCGTGGAGCCGTATGTCCAGATGTCGCGCGCGATGGGCACCGGAAACCTGTACATCCTTGCCCGCCATATCGTTCCGAATATCTCCGGGCCTCTGATCGTGCAGACGTCACTGTCGCTGGCGTTCGCGATTCTGTCCGAGGCGGCGCTCTCGTTTCTCGGGCTGGGCATCCAGCCGCCGCAGCCGTCGCTGGGCCGGATGATCTTCGATTCGCAGGGGTTCGTGACGATGGCGTGGTGGATGGCCGTGTTTCCCGGCGCGGCGATCTTCGTCATCGTGCTGGCCTTCAATTTGGTCGGCGATGGGCTGCGCGACGTGCTGGATCCCAAGCAGCGCACGATGATCGAGGCCAGGGGCAAGCGGTGACCGATCCGATACTGAGCGTGCGTGGCCTGCGGGTCGGCATTGGCGACCGTCAGATCGTCCGAGATGTCGGCTTCGACATCGATCGCGAGCAGACACTCGGAATCGTCGGCGAGTCCGGATCGGGAAAGACGATGACGGTACTTGCCGCCACGGGCTTGCTGGATGCTCCCGGCGCGGTCGTCGCGGGCAGCAGCGCCTTGGCCGACGGGACAGAACTCGTCGGCGCATCGCCTCGGCTGCTGCGCAGTGTGCACGGCGGCAGGATCGGCTTCGTCTTCCAAGACCCCGGCACGTCGCTGAATCCGTTGCTCACGTTGGAGCGCCAGATCACTGAATCGCTTGAGACACACCGGAAGATGACACGACGGCAGGCCAACACCCGCGCCCTGGAGTTGCTCAAGGCGGTCGGACTGCCGGATCCGCAGACGCGTCTGCACGCCTATCCCCACCAGTTGTCGGGCGGCCAGCGGCAGCGGGTGATGGTCGCGATCGCGCTGGCGTGCGATCCCGAACTGCTGATCGCCGACGAGCCGACCACATCGCTGGATGTGACGACACAGGCTCAGATCATCGGGTTGGTGCGGGATCTGCAGCGGGATTTCGGTACCGCGGTGGTGTGGATCAGTCACGATCTCGGCGTGATCGGTCAAGTGGCCGACGACGTAATCGTGTTGCGCGAAGGTGAAATGGTCGAGCAGGCACCGATCCTCGACGTCTTCGACCATCCGCAGCACGCGTATACCCGGGAGCTGCTGCACGCGCGCCCGCTCGTCGGCCGGTCCGGGCCTGCGCCGGTGCCCGATGATGCGCCGGTGTTGCTCCGGGTCGACGGTCTCGACGTGCAGTTCGCGGTGACGACGCTGGTTGGCAAGTCGACAGTGCATGCGGTGAAACACCTTTCGTTCGAAATCCGCCGGGGCGCCACACTGGGCCTGGTCGGCGAGTCCGGGTCGGGCAAGTCGACTGTCGCCGGCGCGCTCACGGGGCTCGTCGAGCCGGACGCGGGTACCGCGCGGTTGGACAGTGTGGACATATTCGGTGTTCGTGGGGCGGCCGCGAAGGCGCTGCGCCGCAAGATCGGTCTGGTCTTTCAGGATCCGTTCTCGTCACTGAACCCACGCATGCAGGTGCAGACGGTGATCGACGAACCGTTGCGGGTACACGGACTCGCACCCGGCAAGGGTGGTCGTCAGGCCCGGGTAAAGGAACTACTCGAACTTGTCGGTCTGCCTGCGTCATTCGCTTCCCGTTACCCGCATGAGCTGTCGGGTGGGCAGCGACAGCGTGTGAGCATCGCCCGCGCGCTGGCCGCAGAGCCGGAGCTGTTGATTCTCGACGAAGCGACTGCGTCGCTGGATGTTTCGGTGCAGGCTCATGTCCTGGACTTGTTGACGAACCTGCAACGCGAGCTCGGGTTGACGTATCTGTTCATCGGACACGATCTAGCGGTCATCCAGCAGATGAGCCACGAGGTGTTGGTGATGCGTGACGGCGAGGCGGTCGAATATCGAACCGCCGCGGAGCTGTTCGCCGACCCCGAGCACGACTACACCCGCGCGTTGTTGGCGGCAGTCCCGCCCGCGCGACCACGCGCCGCCGTTTGACGCGCCGAAGGCCCATGAGAAGGTCTTGCCATGACACAACTCGATGGCAAGGTCGCATTGGTTACCGGCGCCTCAGCGGGACTGGGTGCCGTGACCGCGCAGCTCTTCGCCGAACGGGGCGCCTCTGTTTTCGGGATCGCGCGCGACGCCGACCGGATGGCGACCGTGTTCGAAAGCGTGCCGGGTGGCGAGTACACGTCGGTGGACATCGCCGATCCGGTCGCCTGTAAGCGGGCCGTCGCCGACTGCGTCGCCGAGTTCGGGCGCGTTGACATCCTGGCCAATATCGCTGGCTTCCATCAGATGCGGCACACGCCGACGATGACCGACGAGGAGTGGGACCGCGACCTCGCGGTGAACCTGAACGGGCCGTTCTATCTGTGCCGGGCCGCGCTTCCTCACCTGCTCGAGACGGGCGGCAACATCGTCAACGTGTCGTCGATCGCCGGCGTCGAGGGCGAGGTGTATTCGGCGGGGTACTGCGCCGCCAAGCATGGACTGATCGGGCTGACGCGCGCGCTGGCGGTCGAATTCACCAAAGAGAAGCTGCGGGTGAACGCGGTGTGCCCTGGCGGCATGCCGACCGCGCAGTCCACGGAGTTTCAGGCGCCGGACAACGCCGACTGGAACCTGATCCTGCGCATCGCCTCGCCGCGCGGCTTCATGGAGACCGTCGATGTGGCCAAGGCGATCGCGTTTCTGGCGAGCGACGACGCCGCGGCCATCCATGGTGCGGTGTACCGCGTCGACAACGGCAAGGGCGCGGGCTGACGAGTCGGCCTCCTCCCCGCGAATGCGGGCAGATCGCAGATTAGCCCCAGATCGCGATCTCCCCGCAGTTTCAAAGCCTTTTGCAGGGCAGTGGGTCGCTCGACTCGTGACCCCGGTCACCCCAAGGCGT from Mycobacterium sp. JS623 encodes:
- a CDS encoding ABC transporter permease; this translates as MSTLTGESTRVASWRLLLRNPVTVVSAAVLTVVVVVALVANWIAPFGINDIDVPNALRSPSGEHWFGTDELGRDVFSRVLVATQASMRVAVISVAFAVVVGITVGVIAGYRGGWVDTVFMRIVDVMFAFPVLLLALAVVAILGPGTTTTILAIGIVYTPIFARVARASTLSVRVEPYVQMSRAMGTGNLYILARHIVPNISGPLIVQTSLSLAFAILSEAALSFLGLGIQPPQPSLGRMIFDSQGFVTMAWWMAVFPGAAIFVIVLAFNLVGDGLRDVLDPKQRTMIEARGKR
- a CDS encoding ABC transporter ATP-binding protein, with amino-acid sequence MTDPILSVRGLRVGIGDRQIVRDVGFDIDREQTLGIVGESGSGKTMTVLAATGLLDAPGAVVAGSSALADGTELVGASPRLLRSVHGGRIGFVFQDPGTSLNPLLTLERQITESLETHRKMTRRQANTRALELLKAVGLPDPQTRLHAYPHQLSGGQRQRVMVAIALACDPELLIADEPTTSLDVTTQAQIIGLVRDLQRDFGTAVVWISHDLGVIGQVADDVIVLREGEMVEQAPILDVFDHPQHAYTRELLHARPLVGRSGPAPVPDDAPVLLRVDGLDVQFAVTTLVGKSTVHAVKHLSFEIRRGATLGLVGESGSGKSTVAGALTGLVEPDAGTARLDSVDIFGVRGAAAKALRRKIGLVFQDPFSSLNPRMQVQTVIDEPLRVHGLAPGKGGRQARVKELLELVGLPASFASRYPHELSGGQRQRVSIARALAAEPELLILDEATASLDVSVQAHVLDLLTNLQRELGLTYLFIGHDLAVIQQMSHEVLVMRDGEAVEYRTAAELFADPEHDYTRALLAAVPPARPRAAV
- a CDS encoding SDR family NAD(P)-dependent oxidoreductase translates to MTQLDGKVALVTGASAGLGAVTAQLFAERGASVFGIARDADRMATVFESVPGGEYTSVDIADPVACKRAVADCVAEFGRVDILANIAGFHQMRHTPTMTDEEWDRDLAVNLNGPFYLCRAALPHLLETGGNIVNVSSIAGVEGEVYSAGYCAAKHGLIGLTRALAVEFTKEKLRVNAVCPGGMPTAQSTEFQAPDNADWNLILRIASPRGFMETVDVAKAIAFLASDDAAAIHGAVYRVDNGKGAG